The nucleotide window CATTGGCGTTTCTCAAAACCGAATAGTTCAAATAATAAATTGCAAAAATGAAGATAGGTTAATTGGAAACAATATAAGGGTTAGAATTTTAAGGACAAAGGACAACATAATAGTTTCAACACCAACTCAATAACAACATTTAAATATATGAACCTTATATTATATCATTGTTCAATTTAAGATGTGATAGCATGAGAGTTATTGGAGTTATAGGTCCAAAAAATTCTGGAAAAACGACTCTTATATGCGAACTTTTAAAAAAACTCCCATTTAAAACAGCAGTTATAAAACACACATACAAAGATGTCGATGTTGAAAAAACTGATTCTTATAAATTAAAGCAGTTTTCAAATACTGTGGTTTTTTCCACGAACAAAGGAACTGCATTTTATAATGATAGACTGTCTCTTGAAGAAATTTTATCAAAAATACATGAAGATTTTGTTATCATTGAAGGGTTCAAAGATGAAGTTTCAAAATTAAATATTCCAAAAATCGTTATGGTTAAAGGTGATGAGGGTTTAGAACTTGTTGATGAACACACCATAATGGTTATAAAGGATTATGCCTATGATGTTGAAGATGTATTAAAACTCGTTTTGGAAAAGGCAACTGTGCCATCATTCAACTTGAATTGTGGACATTGCGGTTATAACTGCAAATCTTTTGTAAATGCTGTTGTTAAAGGAGAGGCAAAATGGAATGACTGTGTTTTGTCAAATGGCATAAAAATTGTTGCAGATGGGAAGATTATCCCCGCAAATCCATTTGTTTCAAAAATAATAAAAAACACTGTAAAAGCAATGATCGAAACCTTAAAAGGTGTTGACAACCCAAAAAACATTGAAATTAAAATTGATTGATTGTTTTTAAAATAAAAAGGAGGGTAAAACATGGATAATGGAAAATATGAAGCTATGGCTGAGGTGTTCAAAGCGTTTGCAGACCCAACAAGATTGATGATTTTGAAGTTATTGACCAAAAATGAAAGTATGTGTGTATGTAAGATAATTGATGAATTAAAAAAACCACAACCAACAATATCCCATCATTTAAA belongs to Methanotorris formicicus Mc-S-70 and includes:
- a CDS encoding ArsR/SmtB family transcription factor, whose amino-acid sequence is MDNGKYEAMAEVFKAFADPTRLMILKLLTKNESMCVCKIIDELKKPQPTISHHLNILKKAGIIKAKKEGTWNYYYIVNPKVKELIQMMDEII
- a CDS encoding molybdopterin-guanine dinucleotide biosynthesis protein MobB, translating into MRVIGVIGPKNSGKTTLICELLKKLPFKTAVIKHTYKDVDVEKTDSYKLKQFSNTVVFSTNKGTAFYNDRLSLEEILSKIHEDFVIIEGFKDEVSKLNIPKIVMVKGDEGLELVDEHTIMVIKDYAYDVEDVLKLVLEKATVPSFNLNCGHCGYNCKSFVNAVVKGEAKWNDCVLSNGIKIVADGKIIPANPFVSKIIKNTVKAMIETLKGVDNPKNIEIKID